From a single Streptomyces sp. 1331.2 genomic region:
- the smc gene encoding chromosome segregation protein SMC, protein MHLKSLTLRGFKSFASSTTLRFEPGITCVVGPNGSGKSNVVDALSWVMGEQGAKTLRGGKMEDVIFAGTSGRAPLGRAEVSLTIDNADGALPIDYAEVTITRTMFRNGGSEYALNGETCRLLDIQELLSDSGIGREMHVIVGQGQLDSVLHADPMGRRAFIEEAAGVLKHRKRKEKALRKLDAMQANLNRVQDLVAELRRQLGPLGRQARIARRAAGIQAALRDARLRILADDLDTLRRAVEAEVADELALRLRRTTVEQELARAVQRERLLEAQVGQLGPSLETARQTWYRLSALAERTRGTIGLAEARARHAAAGGQTEERRGRDPEELEREAERVREEEAALAEALEETQYALAEAVERKGELERELAAEERRLRDAARAIADRREGLARLQGQAAAARSRAASAQAEIGRLAEARDEALLRAEAAQGELDELRQQVDGRAGDDEQFEAGHQEARERLAAVERDLAAARDTAGAAERERAALTARHEALSLGLRRKDGTGALLDAGGRLGGLLGPAAALLRIETGYEVPVAAALGAAADAVAVDSPSAAAEALRLLRADEAGRAALLIASGVAEVPCPDGELPHGARWAAELVDGPAELLAAARQLLSGVAVVADLDAALRLVDGHPGWCAVTADGDRLGAGFAHGGSGGAPSLLETQAAVDETARAIGELTLRCAESAERLAELTELRRESAAEVERLAERRRQAEQERAQVAGALGRLGGQARAAAGEAERLSAAADRAEQGLAELLATAEELAERLAAAEESAEAGADEPDSGEQQRLAGAASAARQAELEARLAVRTHEERVRALAGRADQLDRAARAEREARARAAERRRRAEHDAEVANAVAAGARGLLACLEVSLARADAGRAAVERARAEREEELREHREHGRGLKEELDKLVDAGHRDEVLRAEKRLRIEQLEARALEEFGIDGGELLASYGPDRPVPPDAPEEGGEPGEPYPYVRAEQEKRLKAAEKAYQQLGKVNPLALEEFTALEERHTFLGEQLDDLKRSRRDLLDIVRDVDQRVEQLFTAAYHDTAAQFEGVFARLFPGGEGRLVLTDPENMLATGVEVEARPPGKKVKRLSLLSGGERSLTAVALLVAIFKARPSPFYVMDEVEAALDETNLRRLIGIMEELRESSQLIVITHQKLTMESADALYGVTMKGDGISQVISQRLRVEAPPGRQAAGEHRERRPAVSV, encoded by the coding sequence GTGCACCTGAAGAGTCTGACGCTGCGCGGGTTCAAGTCCTTCGCCTCCAGCACCACCCTGCGCTTCGAGCCCGGCATCACCTGCGTCGTCGGCCCGAACGGCTCCGGCAAGTCGAACGTGGTGGACGCGCTGTCCTGGGTGATGGGCGAGCAGGGGGCCAAGACGCTGCGCGGCGGCAAGATGGAGGACGTCATCTTCGCCGGGACCAGCGGGCGCGCCCCGCTCGGCCGCGCGGAGGTCAGCCTCACCATCGACAACGCCGACGGCGCCCTGCCGATCGACTACGCCGAGGTGACCATCACCCGGACCATGTTCCGCAACGGCGGCAGCGAGTACGCGCTCAACGGCGAGACCTGCCGCCTGCTGGACATCCAGGAACTGCTCTCCGACTCCGGCATCGGCCGCGAGATGCACGTCATCGTCGGGCAGGGGCAGCTGGACTCCGTGCTGCACGCCGATCCGATGGGCCGGCGCGCCTTCATCGAGGAGGCGGCCGGCGTCCTCAAGCACCGCAAGCGCAAGGAGAAGGCGCTGCGGAAGCTGGACGCCATGCAGGCCAACCTCAACCGGGTCCAGGACCTGGTGGCCGAGCTGCGCCGCCAACTCGGCCCGCTCGGCCGACAGGCCCGGATCGCCCGCCGGGCCGCCGGCATCCAGGCCGCACTGCGCGACGCCCGGCTGCGGATCCTCGCCGACGACCTCGACACGCTCCGCCGGGCCGTCGAGGCCGAGGTCGCGGACGAGCTGGCGCTGCGGCTGCGCCGGACCACCGTCGAACAGGAGCTGGCCCGCGCGGTGCAGCGCGAACGGCTCCTGGAGGCACAGGTCGGGCAGCTCGGGCCGAGCCTGGAGACCGCCCGGCAGACCTGGTACCGGCTCTCCGCGCTCGCCGAGCGCACCCGCGGCACGATCGGGCTGGCCGAGGCCCGGGCCCGGCACGCCGCCGCCGGCGGACAGACCGAGGAGCGGCGCGGTCGCGACCCGGAGGAGCTGGAACGGGAGGCCGAACGGGTCCGCGAGGAGGAGGCCGCCCTCGCCGAGGCGCTGGAGGAGACGCAGTACGCCCTCGCCGAGGCCGTCGAGCGCAAGGGCGAGCTGGAACGGGAGCTGGCCGCCGAGGAGCGCCGGCTGCGCGACGCCGCCCGGGCCATCGCCGACCGCCGGGAGGGCCTGGCCCGCCTCCAGGGGCAGGCCGCCGCCGCCCGGTCCCGGGCCGCCTCGGCGCAGGCCGAGATCGGCCGGCTCGCCGAGGCCAGGGACGAGGCCCTGCTGCGCGCCGAGGCCGCACAGGGCGAGCTGGACGAACTCCGGCAGCAGGTGGACGGCCGGGCCGGGGACGACGAACAGTTCGAGGCCGGCCACCAGGAGGCCCGCGAGCGGCTGGCCGCCGTCGAACGCGACCTCGCCGCCGCCCGCGACACGGCCGGCGCCGCCGAGCGCGAACGGGCCGCACTCACCGCACGGCACGAGGCGCTCTCCCTCGGACTGCGCCGCAAGGACGGCACCGGCGCGCTGCTGGACGCGGGCGGGCGGCTGGGCGGGCTGCTCGGCCCGGCAGCCGCGCTGCTGCGGATCGAGACCGGGTACGAGGTGCCGGTGGCGGCGGCGCTCGGCGCGGCGGCCGACGCCGTCGCGGTGGACTCGCCGTCCGCCGCCGCCGAGGCGCTGCGGCTGCTGCGGGCGGACGAAGCCGGCCGGGCCGCGCTGCTGATCGCCAGTGGCGTGGCCGAAGTGCCGTGCCCGGACGGTGAGTTGCCGCACGGTGCCCGCTGGGCCGCCGAACTGGTCGACGGCCCGGCCGAGTTGCTGGCCGCCGCCCGGCAACTGCTGTCCGGGGTGGCCGTGGTGGCGGACCTGGACGCGGCGCTGCGGCTGGTCGACGGACACCCCGGGTGGTGCGCCGTCACCGCCGACGGGGACCGGCTGGGTGCCGGCTTCGCCCACGGCGGCTCCGGCGGCGCACCCAGCCTGCTGGAGACCCAGGCCGCGGTGGACGAGACGGCCCGGGCGATCGGTGAACTCACCCTCCGCTGCGCCGAGTCGGCCGAGCGGCTGGCCGAACTCACCGAACTGCGCCGGGAGTCGGCCGCCGAAGTGGAGCGGCTCGCCGAACGGCGGCGGCAGGCGGAGCAGGAGCGGGCCCAGGTCGCGGGCGCACTCGGCCGACTCGGCGGCCAGGCCCGGGCCGCCGCCGGGGAGGCCGAACGGCTGTCGGCCGCGGCCGACCGGGCCGAACAGGGCCTGGCCGAGCTGCTGGCCACCGCCGAGGAGCTGGCGGAACGCCTGGCCGCGGCCGAGGAGTCGGCGGAGGCAGGAGCGGACGAGCCGGACAGCGGAGAGCAGCAGCGGCTGGCCGGGGCGGCGAGCGCCGCCCGGCAGGCCGAGCTGGAGGCCCGGCTCGCGGTGCGCACCCACGAGGAGCGGGTCCGCGCGCTGGCCGGCCGGGCGGACCAGCTGGACCGGGCCGCCCGGGCCGAGCGCGAGGCACGCGCTCGTGCCGCCGAGCGCCGCCGGCGCGCCGAGCACGACGCCGAGGTGGCGAACGCCGTCGCGGCGGGCGCCCGCGGGCTGCTGGCCTGCCTGGAGGTGTCGCTGGCCCGCGCGGACGCCGGGCGGGCGGCCGTCGAACGGGCGCGCGCCGAGCGCGAGGAGGAGCTGCGCGAGCACCGCGAGCACGGCCGCGGGCTCAAGGAGGAGCTGGACAAGCTGGTCGACGCCGGCCACCGGGACGAGGTGCTGCGGGCCGAGAAGCGGCTGCGGATCGAACAGCTGGAGGCCCGGGCGCTGGAGGAGTTCGGCATCGACGGCGGCGAACTGCTCGCCTCGTACGGCCCGGACCGGCCCGTCCCGCCGGACGCCCCGGAGGAGGGCGGGGAGCCGGGGGAGCCGTACCCGTACGTGCGGGCCGAGCAGGAGAAGCGACTGAAGGCCGCCGAGAAGGCCTACCAGCAGCTCGGCAAGGTCAACCCGCTGGCGCTGGAGGAGTTCACCGCGCTGGAGGAGCGGCACACCTTCCTCGGTGAGCAGCTGGACGACCTCAAGCGCAGCCGGCGGGACCTGCTGGACATCGTCCGGGACGTGGACCAGCGGGTGGAGCAGCTGTTCACCGCGGCGTACCACGACACCGCCGCCCAGTTCGAGGGCGTCTTCGCCCGGCTCTTCCCGGGCGGCGAGGGGCGGCTGGTGCTGACCGACCCGGAGAACATGCTCGCCACCGGGGTCGAGGTGGAGGCGCGCCCGCCGGGCAAGAAGGTCAAGCGGCTGTCGCTGCTGTCCGGCGGCGAGCGCTCGCTGACCGCGGTGGCGCTGCTGGTGGCGATCTTCAAGGCCAGGCCCAGCCCGTTCTACGTGATGGACGAGGTGGAGGCGGCGCTGGACGAGACCAACCTGCGCCGGCTGATCGGGATCATGGAGGAGCTGCGGGAGAGCTCCCAGCTGATCGTGATCACGCACCAGAAGCTCACGATGGAGTCCGCCGACGCGCTCTACGGCGTGACGATGAAGGGCGACGGCATCTCGCAGGTGATCAGCCAGCGGCTGCGCGTGGAGGCACCTCCCGGCCGCCAGGCTGCGGGAGAGCACCGGGAACGACGCCCGGCGGTATCCGTGTAG
- a CDS encoding acylphosphatase, whose protein sequence is MHGRDAHSEEPVRVTAWVRGKVQQVGFRWWTRARALETGLTGYASNLGDGRVQVVAEGLAADCEQLLALLRGPDTPGNVTGVTEIWTAVGPGYEGFEIR, encoded by the coding sequence ATGCACGGTCGCGACGCCCACAGTGAGGAACCGGTCCGGGTCACCGCCTGGGTCCGGGGGAAGGTCCAGCAGGTCGGGTTCCGCTGGTGGACCAGGGCACGGGCGCTGGAGACCGGCCTGACCGGCTACGCGAGCAACCTCGGCGACGGGCGGGTGCAGGTGGTGGCCGAGGGGCTCGCGGCCGACTGCGAGCAGCTGCTGGCCCTGCTGCGCGGCCCGGACACCCCCGGGAACGTCACCGGCGTGACCGAGATCTGGACGGCCGTCGGCCCTGGTTACGAGGGTTTCGAGATCCGCTGA
- the mutM gene encoding bifunctional DNA-formamidopyrimidine glycosylase/DNA-(apurinic or apyrimidinic site) lyase: MPELPEVEVVRRGLANWVAGRTVADVQVLHPRAVRRQPAGAADFTARLTGATLGSAQRRGKYLWVPLAGAGAGFSLIGHLGMSGQLLVQDPSVPDETHLRVRLRFADGGRELRFVDQRTFGGLAVEEAEEDDPEGTPVSIAHIARDPLDPRFDDAAFAAALRAKRTTVKRALLDQTLISGVGNIYADEALWRSRLHYDRPTATLTRPQAALLLANARDVMTAALAVGGTSFDSLYVNVNGESGYFSRDLDAYGREHEPCRRCGSAIRRAAWMNRSSYFCPRCQRVPRARNGG; the protein is encoded by the coding sequence GTGCCCGAACTTCCCGAAGTCGAGGTCGTCCGCCGCGGTCTGGCCAACTGGGTCGCCGGGCGTACCGTCGCCGACGTCCAGGTGCTGCACCCGCGCGCGGTGCGCCGCCAGCCGGCCGGCGCGGCCGACTTCACCGCCCGGCTGACCGGCGCCACCCTCGGCAGCGCGCAGCGGCGCGGCAAGTACCTGTGGGTGCCGCTGGCCGGTGCGGGCGCCGGGTTCTCGCTGATCGGCCACCTCGGGATGAGCGGCCAACTCCTCGTCCAGGACCCGTCGGTGCCGGACGAGACGCACCTGCGGGTACGGCTGCGCTTCGCCGACGGCGGGCGCGAACTGCGCTTCGTCGACCAGCGGACCTTCGGCGGCCTGGCCGTCGAGGAGGCCGAGGAGGACGACCCGGAGGGCACGCCCGTCTCCATCGCGCACATCGCCCGTGACCCGCTCGACCCGCGCTTCGACGACGCGGCGTTCGCGGCCGCGCTGCGCGCCAAGCGCACCACCGTGAAGCGCGCGCTGCTCGACCAGACCCTGATCAGCGGCGTCGGCAACATCTACGCCGACGAGGCGCTGTGGCGCTCCAGGCTGCACTACGACCGGCCGACCGCGACGCTGACCCGCCCGCAGGCCGCGCTGCTGCTGGCCAACGCCCGGGACGTCATGACCGCGGCGCTCGCCGTCGGCGGCACCAGCTTCGACAGCCTCTACGTCAACGTGAACGGCGAGAGCGGCTACTTCTCCCGTGACCTCGACGCCTACGGCCGCGAGCACGAGCCCTGCCGCCGCTGCGGCAGCGCGATCCGGCGGGCGGCCTGGATGAACCGCTCCAGCTACTTCTGCCCCCGCTGCCAGCGCGTGCCGCGGGCCCGCAACGGGGGCTGA
- the rnc gene encoding ribonuclease III, protein MSDGNSTRKASTAPKGSSGGGKAGGPASTEYDVLEGRLGYTLERALLVRALTHRSYAYENGGLPTNERLEFLGDSVLGLVVTDTLYRVHPDVPEGTLAKLRAAVVNSRALADVGRGLDLGAFIRLGKGEEGTGGRDKSSILADTVEAVIGAVYLDQGLDAATEFVHRLFDPLIEESSQLGAGLDWKTSLQELTASVGIGVPEYVVMESGPDHEKTFTAAARVAGEDFGSGVGRSKKEAEQKAAESAWRAIKEKYADRLPAGA, encoded by the coding sequence ATGTCGGACGGTAACTCCACCCGCAAGGCGTCCACCGCCCCGAAGGGTTCTTCGGGCGGCGGCAAGGCCGGCGGGCCGGCTTCGACCGAATACGACGTCCTGGAAGGGCGCCTCGGGTACACGCTCGAGCGCGCCCTTCTGGTGCGTGCCCTGACCCACCGCTCGTACGCGTACGAGAACGGGGGGCTGCCCACCAACGAGCGCCTGGAGTTCCTCGGCGACTCGGTGCTGGGCCTGGTGGTGACCGACACCCTCTACCGCGTCCACCCGGACGTCCCGGAGGGCACGCTCGCCAAGCTGCGCGCCGCGGTGGTCAACTCCCGTGCGCTCGCGGACGTCGGCCGGGGCCTGGACCTCGGCGCGTTCATCCGGCTCGGCAAGGGCGAGGAGGGAACCGGCGGCCGCGACAAGTCGTCGATCCTCGCCGACACCGTCGAGGCCGTGATCGGGGCCGTCTACCTGGACCAGGGCCTGGACGCGGCAACCGAGTTCGTCCACCGGCTGTTCGACCCGCTGATCGAGGAGTCCTCTCAACTGGGTGCCGGCCTGGACTGGAAGACCAGCCTCCAGGAGCTCACCGCCTCGGTGGGCATCGGCGTTCCCGAGTACGTGGTCATGGAGTCCGGTCCGGACCACGAGAAGACCTTCACCGCGGCGGCCCGGGTGGCCGGCGAGGACTTCGGCAGCGGCGTGGGCCGCTCGAAGAAGGAAGCCGAGCAGAAGGCCGCCGAGAGCGCCTGGCGCGCGATCAAGGAGAAGTACGCCGACCGGCTGCCCGCCGGGGCGTAG
- the rpmF gene encoding 50S ribosomal protein L32 codes for MAVPKRKMSRSNTRHRRSNWKAVAPALVACDRCHEPKLSHIACPSCGTYNRRQVLSV; via the coding sequence GTGGCTGTTCCGAAGCGGAAGATGTCGCGCAGCAACACGCGCCACCGTCGGTCCAACTGGAAGGCCGTTGCCCCGGCCCTCGTGGCGTGCGACCGCTGCCACGAGCCGAAGCTCTCGCACATCGCGTGCCCGAGCTGCGGCACGTACAACCGTCGCCAGGTCCTCTCGGTCTGA
- a CDS encoding YceD family protein, producing MEVRTTVNRLDHRDPLVFDTHELGRRPGSMRKVTRTLEAPEGFGIVDVIGVPEKSPIELELRLESVVEGVLVTGTADAHVEGECVRCLEPVEFDIDVDFQELYYYPESDERHRARTSGAEDLDEDSEEETYRLEGDFFDLQPVLRDAVVLALPLQPVCQEDCLGLCSECGARLSDDPAHHHDAVDPRWAALQGLSATPGDEARGEAANGRRGTKTSDTREGLAENQEK from the coding sequence ATGGAAGTCAGGACCACCGTGAACCGCCTCGACCACCGCGACCCCCTCGTGTTCGACACGCACGAGCTGGGCCGTCGTCCGGGTTCGATGCGCAAGGTGACCCGGACCCTGGAGGCCCCCGAGGGCTTCGGGATCGTCGACGTCATCGGCGTCCCGGAGAAGAGCCCGATCGAGCTGGAACTCCGCCTGGAGTCCGTGGTCGAGGGCGTGCTGGTCACCGGCACCGCCGACGCCCACGTCGAGGGCGAGTGCGTCCGGTGCCTGGAGCCCGTCGAGTTCGACATCGACGTGGACTTCCAGGAGCTGTACTACTACCCGGAGTCCGACGAGCGCCACCGCGCCCGGACCTCCGGGGCCGAGGACCTCGACGAGGACTCGGAGGAAGAGACTTACCGCCTGGAGGGCGACTTCTTCGACCTCCAGCCGGTGCTGCGTGACGCGGTGGTGCTCGCACTGCCGCTGCAGCCGGTGTGCCAGGAAGACTGCCTGGGCCTGTGCTCCGAATGCGGAGCGCGCCTGAGCGACGACCCGGCGCACCACCACGACGCCGTCGACCCCCGGTGGGCGGCACTGCAGGGACTCTCCGCCACCCCCGGCGACGAGGCCCGCGGCGAAGCCGCTAACGGGCGGCGGGGAACCAAGACCAGCGACACCCGTGAGGGTCTCGCCGAGAACCAGGAGAAGTAG